Proteins from a genomic interval of Calypte anna isolate BGI_N300 chromosome 6, bCalAnn1_v1.p, whole genome shotgun sequence:
- the NUDT13 gene encoding nucleoside diphosphate-linked moiety X motif 13 isoform X2, with protein MAVIYQAVYRRAASLFCRLHSTYVRKMRYLNELKEDDTLCRQAQNSGTFCLFHNLSPFLQKVGKKYLVPQLSAAEMKRILKKFRETEQQIEKSVLIGCSDEHVPHFALDLGALDKSVIESELKGSFTDLRKALFIVDGKDSSLMASAQSLLRWHDSHQYCSKTGQPTQKNMAGSKRVCHASGITYYPQMSPVVITLVSDGSRCLLTRQPSFPQGMYTALSGFCDIGENVEEAVQREVAEEVGLEVESVWYSASQHWPFPNSSLMIACHSLVRAQEAEINMDSLELEEARWFGLEEVVEGLKRDHGSSKQDNVGSYFIERSEQLKISLEAPFSPPVRV; from the exons ATGGCTGTGATTTATCAAGCAGTGTATAGAAgagctgcttctctcttctgcaGGTTACACTCTACCTATGTTAGAAAAATGAG ATACTTAAATGAGCTAAAAGAAGATGATACCCTTTGTAGACAAGCCCAGAATTCAGGAACTTTCTGCCTCTTTCACAATCTCTCCCCCTTCCTGCAAAAGGTTGGGAAGAAATATTTGGTACCACAGCTCAGTGCAGCAG AGATGAAAAGGATCCTGAAGAAATTCAGAGAGACAGAACAGCAGATAGAGAAGTCAGTGCTGATTGGTTGTTCAGACGAGCACGTACCACACTTTGCCCTGGATTTAG gAGCCTTGGACAAATCAGTCATTGAATCTGAACTCAAGGGATCATTTACTGACTTACGAAAGGCTCTCTTCATAGTGGATGGGAAGGACTCCTCTTTGATGGCTTCG GCCCAGTCCCTTCTCCGGTGGCACGATTCCCACCAGTACTGCAGCAAAACTGGGCAGCCCACTCAGAAAAACATGGCTGGCAGCAAGCGAGTCTGCCATGCCAGTGGAATAACTTATTATCCACAG ATGTCTCCTGTGGTGATCACCTTGGTGTCTGATGGGAGCCGGTGCCTCCTCACACGACAGCCCTCATTTCCCCAGGGGATGTACACTGCTCTGTCGGGGTTCTGTGACATAG GTGAAAATGTGGAGGAGGCAGTCCAGAGAGAGGTGGCAGAAGAGGTGGGCCTGGAGGTGGAGTCAGTGTGGTACTCAGCTTCTCAGCATTGGCCCTTTCCCAACAGCTCCTTAATGATTGCTTGTCACTCCTTGGTGAGGGCACAGGAGGCTGAG ATCAATATGGACAGCCTGGAATTAGAAGAAGCCCGTTGGTTTGGCCTAGAGGAAGTTGTAGAGGGTCTCAAGAGAGACCATGGATCTTCAAAGCAAGACAATG TGGGCTCTTACTTCATTGAAAGATCTGAGCAACTGAAAATATCTCTAGAGGCACCATTTTCCCCACCAGTAAGAGTGTGA
- the NUDT13 gene encoding nucleoside diphosphate-linked moiety X motif 13 isoform X4 — MAVIYQAVYRRAASLFCRLHSTYVRKMRYLNELKEDDTLCRQAQNSGTFCLFHNLSPFLQKVGKKYLVPQLSAAEMKRILKKFRETEQQIEKSVLIGCSDEHVPHFALDLGALDKSVIESELKGSFTDLRKALFIVDGKDSSLMASAQSLLRWHDSHQYCSKTGQPTQKNMAGSKRVCHASGITYYPQMSPVVITLVSDGSRCLLTRQPSFPQGMYTALSGFCDIGENVEEAVQREVAEEVGLEVESVWYSASQHWPFPNSSLMIACHSLVRAQEAEWALTSLKDLSN, encoded by the exons ATGGCTGTGATTTATCAAGCAGTGTATAGAAgagctgcttctctcttctgcaGGTTACACTCTACCTATGTTAGAAAAATGAG ATACTTAAATGAGCTAAAAGAAGATGATACCCTTTGTAGACAAGCCCAGAATTCAGGAACTTTCTGCCTCTTTCACAATCTCTCCCCCTTCCTGCAAAAGGTTGGGAAGAAATATTTGGTACCACAGCTCAGTGCAGCAG AGATGAAAAGGATCCTGAAGAAATTCAGAGAGACAGAACAGCAGATAGAGAAGTCAGTGCTGATTGGTTGTTCAGACGAGCACGTACCACACTTTGCCCTGGATTTAG gAGCCTTGGACAAATCAGTCATTGAATCTGAACTCAAGGGATCATTTACTGACTTACGAAAGGCTCTCTTCATAGTGGATGGGAAGGACTCCTCTTTGATGGCTTCG GCCCAGTCCCTTCTCCGGTGGCACGATTCCCACCAGTACTGCAGCAAAACTGGGCAGCCCACTCAGAAAAACATGGCTGGCAGCAAGCGAGTCTGCCATGCCAGTGGAATAACTTATTATCCACAG ATGTCTCCTGTGGTGATCACCTTGGTGTCTGATGGGAGCCGGTGCCTCCTCACACGACAGCCCTCATTTCCCCAGGGGATGTACACTGCTCTGTCGGGGTTCTGTGACATAG GTGAAAATGTGGAGGAGGCAGTCCAGAGAGAGGTGGCAGAAGAGGTGGGCCTGGAGGTGGAGTCAGTGTGGTACTCAGCTTCTCAGCATTGGCCCTTTCCCAACAGCTCCTTAATGATTGCTTGTCACTCCTTGGTGAGGGCACAGGAGGCTGAG TGGGCTCTTACTTCATTGAAAGATCTGAGCAACTGA
- the NUDT13 gene encoding nucleoside diphosphate-linked moiety X motif 13 isoform X1, which yields MAVIYQAVYRRAASLFCRLHSTYVRKMRYLNELKEDDTLCRQAQNSGTFCLFHNLSPFLQKVGKKYLVPQLSAAEMKRILKKFRETEQQIEKSVLIGCSDEHVPHFALDLGALDKSVIESELKGSFTDLRKALFIVDGKDSSLMASAQSLLRWHDSHQYCSKTGQPTQKNMAGSKRVCHASGITYYPQMSPVVITLVSDGSRCLLTRQPSFPQGMYTALSGFCDIGENVEEAVQREVAEEVGLEVESVWYSASQHWPFPNSSLMIACHSLVRAQEAEINMDSLELEEARWFGLEEVVEGLKRDHGSSKQDNGSFLPWFPPKQAIAHQLICEWVQQQTSQLA from the exons ATGGCTGTGATTTATCAAGCAGTGTATAGAAgagctgcttctctcttctgcaGGTTACACTCTACCTATGTTAGAAAAATGAG ATACTTAAATGAGCTAAAAGAAGATGATACCCTTTGTAGACAAGCCCAGAATTCAGGAACTTTCTGCCTCTTTCACAATCTCTCCCCCTTCCTGCAAAAGGTTGGGAAGAAATATTTGGTACCACAGCTCAGTGCAGCAG AGATGAAAAGGATCCTGAAGAAATTCAGAGAGACAGAACAGCAGATAGAGAAGTCAGTGCTGATTGGTTGTTCAGACGAGCACGTACCACACTTTGCCCTGGATTTAG gAGCCTTGGACAAATCAGTCATTGAATCTGAACTCAAGGGATCATTTACTGACTTACGAAAGGCTCTCTTCATAGTGGATGGGAAGGACTCCTCTTTGATGGCTTCG GCCCAGTCCCTTCTCCGGTGGCACGATTCCCACCAGTACTGCAGCAAAACTGGGCAGCCCACTCAGAAAAACATGGCTGGCAGCAAGCGAGTCTGCCATGCCAGTGGAATAACTTATTATCCACAG ATGTCTCCTGTGGTGATCACCTTGGTGTCTGATGGGAGCCGGTGCCTCCTCACACGACAGCCCTCATTTCCCCAGGGGATGTACACTGCTCTGTCGGGGTTCTGTGACATAG GTGAAAATGTGGAGGAGGCAGTCCAGAGAGAGGTGGCAGAAGAGGTGGGCCTGGAGGTGGAGTCAGTGTGGTACTCAGCTTCTCAGCATTGGCCCTTTCCCAACAGCTCCTTAATGATTGCTTGTCACTCCTTGGTGAGGGCACAGGAGGCTGAG ATCAATATGGACAGCCTGGAATTAGAAGAAGCCCGTTGGTTTGGCCTAGAGGAAGTTGTAGAGGGTCTCAAGAGAGACCATGGATCTTCAAAGCAAGACAATGGTAGTTTTTTACCCTGGTTCCCTCCCAAACAGGCCATTGCTCACCAGCTGATATGTGAGTGGGTTCAGCAGCAGACTTCCCAGCTGGCTTAG
- the NUDT13 gene encoding nucleoside diphosphate-linked moiety X motif 13 isoform X3, whose protein sequence is MRYLNELKEDDTLCRQAQNSGTFCLFHNLSPFLQKVGKKYLVPQLSAAEMKRILKKFRETEQQIEKSVLIGCSDEHVPHFALDLGALDKSVIESELKGSFTDLRKALFIVDGKDSSLMASAQSLLRWHDSHQYCSKTGQPTQKNMAGSKRVCHASGITYYPQMSPVVITLVSDGSRCLLTRQPSFPQGMYTALSGFCDIGENVEEAVQREVAEEVGLEVESVWYSASQHWPFPNSSLMIACHSLVRAQEAEINMDSLELEEARWFGLEEVVEGLKRDHGSSKQDNGSFLPWFPPKQAIAHQLICEWVQQQTSQLA, encoded by the exons ATGAG ATACTTAAATGAGCTAAAAGAAGATGATACCCTTTGTAGACAAGCCCAGAATTCAGGAACTTTCTGCCTCTTTCACAATCTCTCCCCCTTCCTGCAAAAGGTTGGGAAGAAATATTTGGTACCACAGCTCAGTGCAGCAG AGATGAAAAGGATCCTGAAGAAATTCAGAGAGACAGAACAGCAGATAGAGAAGTCAGTGCTGATTGGTTGTTCAGACGAGCACGTACCACACTTTGCCCTGGATTTAG gAGCCTTGGACAAATCAGTCATTGAATCTGAACTCAAGGGATCATTTACTGACTTACGAAAGGCTCTCTTCATAGTGGATGGGAAGGACTCCTCTTTGATGGCTTCG GCCCAGTCCCTTCTCCGGTGGCACGATTCCCACCAGTACTGCAGCAAAACTGGGCAGCCCACTCAGAAAAACATGGCTGGCAGCAAGCGAGTCTGCCATGCCAGTGGAATAACTTATTATCCACAG ATGTCTCCTGTGGTGATCACCTTGGTGTCTGATGGGAGCCGGTGCCTCCTCACACGACAGCCCTCATTTCCCCAGGGGATGTACACTGCTCTGTCGGGGTTCTGTGACATAG GTGAAAATGTGGAGGAGGCAGTCCAGAGAGAGGTGGCAGAAGAGGTGGGCCTGGAGGTGGAGTCAGTGTGGTACTCAGCTTCTCAGCATTGGCCCTTTCCCAACAGCTCCTTAATGATTGCTTGTCACTCCTTGGTGAGGGCACAGGAGGCTGAG ATCAATATGGACAGCCTGGAATTAGAAGAAGCCCGTTGGTTTGGCCTAGAGGAAGTTGTAGAGGGTCTCAAGAGAGACCATGGATCTTCAAAGCAAGACAATGGTAGTTTTTTACCCTGGTTCCCTCCCAAACAGGCCATTGCTCACCAGCTGATATGTGAGTGGGTTCAGCAGCAGACTTCCCAGCTGGCTTAG
- the NUDT13 gene encoding nucleoside diphosphate-linked moiety X motif 13 isoform X5 — MKRILKKFRETEQQIEKSVLIGCSDEHVPHFALDLGALDKSVIESELKGSFTDLRKALFIVDGKDSSLMASAQSLLRWHDSHQYCSKTGQPTQKNMAGSKRVCHASGITYYPQMSPVVITLVSDGSRCLLTRQPSFPQGMYTALSGFCDIGENVEEAVQREVAEEVGLEVESVWYSASQHWPFPNSSLMIACHSLVRAQEAEINMDSLELEEARWFGLEEVVEGLKRDHGSSKQDNGSFLPWFPPKQAIAHQLICEWVQQQTSQLA, encoded by the exons ATGAAAAGGATCCTGAAGAAATTCAGAGAGACAGAACAGCAGATAGAGAAGTCAGTGCTGATTGGTTGTTCAGACGAGCACGTACCACACTTTGCCCTGGATTTAG gAGCCTTGGACAAATCAGTCATTGAATCTGAACTCAAGGGATCATTTACTGACTTACGAAAGGCTCTCTTCATAGTGGATGGGAAGGACTCCTCTTTGATGGCTTCG GCCCAGTCCCTTCTCCGGTGGCACGATTCCCACCAGTACTGCAGCAAAACTGGGCAGCCCACTCAGAAAAACATGGCTGGCAGCAAGCGAGTCTGCCATGCCAGTGGAATAACTTATTATCCACAG ATGTCTCCTGTGGTGATCACCTTGGTGTCTGATGGGAGCCGGTGCCTCCTCACACGACAGCCCTCATTTCCCCAGGGGATGTACACTGCTCTGTCGGGGTTCTGTGACATAG GTGAAAATGTGGAGGAGGCAGTCCAGAGAGAGGTGGCAGAAGAGGTGGGCCTGGAGGTGGAGTCAGTGTGGTACTCAGCTTCTCAGCATTGGCCCTTTCCCAACAGCTCCTTAATGATTGCTTGTCACTCCTTGGTGAGGGCACAGGAGGCTGAG ATCAATATGGACAGCCTGGAATTAGAAGAAGCCCGTTGGTTTGGCCTAGAGGAAGTTGTAGAGGGTCTCAAGAGAGACCATGGATCTTCAAAGCAAGACAATGGTAGTTTTTTACCCTGGTTCCCTCCCAAACAGGCCATTGCTCACCAGCTGATATGTGAGTGGGTTCAGCAGCAGACTTCCCAGCTGGCTTAG
- the NUDT13 gene encoding nucleoside diphosphate-linked moiety X motif 13 isoform X6 yields MKMLSRQHPWALLGALDKSVIESELKGSFTDLRKALFIVDGKDSSLMASAQSLLRWHDSHQYCSKTGQPTQKNMAGSKRVCHASGITYYPQMSPVVITLVSDGSRCLLTRQPSFPQGMYTALSGFCDIGENVEEAVQREVAEEVGLEVESVWYSASQHWPFPNSSLMIACHSLVRAQEAEINMDSLELEEARWFGLEEVVEGLKRDHGSSKQDNGSFLPWFPPKQAIAHQLICEWVQQQTSQLA; encoded by the exons ATGAAGATGCTGTccaggcagcatccctgggccTTGCTGG gAGCCTTGGACAAATCAGTCATTGAATCTGAACTCAAGGGATCATTTACTGACTTACGAAAGGCTCTCTTCATAGTGGATGGGAAGGACTCCTCTTTGATGGCTTCG GCCCAGTCCCTTCTCCGGTGGCACGATTCCCACCAGTACTGCAGCAAAACTGGGCAGCCCACTCAGAAAAACATGGCTGGCAGCAAGCGAGTCTGCCATGCCAGTGGAATAACTTATTATCCACAG ATGTCTCCTGTGGTGATCACCTTGGTGTCTGATGGGAGCCGGTGCCTCCTCACACGACAGCCCTCATTTCCCCAGGGGATGTACACTGCTCTGTCGGGGTTCTGTGACATAG GTGAAAATGTGGAGGAGGCAGTCCAGAGAGAGGTGGCAGAAGAGGTGGGCCTGGAGGTGGAGTCAGTGTGGTACTCAGCTTCTCAGCATTGGCCCTTTCCCAACAGCTCCTTAATGATTGCTTGTCACTCCTTGGTGAGGGCACAGGAGGCTGAG ATCAATATGGACAGCCTGGAATTAGAAGAAGCCCGTTGGTTTGGCCTAGAGGAAGTTGTAGAGGGTCTCAAGAGAGACCATGGATCTTCAAAGCAAGACAATGGTAGTTTTTTACCCTGGTTCCCTCCCAAACAGGCCATTGCTCACCAGCTGATATGTGAGTGGGTTCAGCAGCAGACTTCCCAGCTGGCTTAG